In the Nitrospirota bacterium genome, one interval contains:
- a CDS encoding cell division protein FtsL yields MKTLTIVAGVVLVFVFVWERVDVVRVGYHIERLKGQKVLLERERDQLQVKFSALTAPERIAKVATDKFGLIPPMQGQVLMVHEPGEAPSAPLLPAEQVRVARHISSGRAGE; encoded by the coding sequence ATGAAGACATTGACCATTGTGGCTGGTGTGGTGTTGGTCTTCGTGTTTGTGTGGGAACGTGTCGATGTCGTTCGGGTGGGTTATCACATCGAACGGTTGAAGGGCCAGAAAGTATTGCTGGAGCGAGAGCGGGATCAGTTGCAAGTGAAATTTTCCGCGCTGACGGCTCCAGAGCGAATTGCGAAGGTGGCGACAGACAAGTTCGGGCTGATTCCGCCGATGCAGGGTCAAGTACTGATGGTCCATGAACCGGGTGAGGCGCCGAGCGCACCACTCCTACCTGCGGAGCAGGTCCGTGTGGC